The following nucleotide sequence is from Nitrospinota bacterium.
TTAAACTTATCCTTCCCACGTAGTGGGGCTAAACGTGCCAGCGCCGGGCGGCTTTGGCAAACTGCAATCCCCAATAGACCTGGGAACCGATGGCGGCAGGTGCAAGCAGATACGGCAACACTCCCAAAATAGCCAGCACCAGAGCAATGAAACAAAAATCACTGCGGACGGTGCGCGCGTTCAATACGAACCGATCCATGTTGGTGTCATCGTCTTTCTGTGCCGATTCGTCTGGAGCCAACTCCGTAGAATGCGGTTCGGATATATTCTTGTAGAGTTCGATGCCGTAATTGATACAACCTCCCGCCGAGGTGGCAACGCCCAGCCACAACCACCACTCCTGTCCCGTGGTCGCCGTCGCCCCCCACCCCAGACAAGCAAAGAAAACCGCGTGCACCAGCCAATCGACGAACGTGTCGAAGCGCATGCCGAAACGACTTCGCATATCTTTCAAACGGGCGATTTCACCGTCACAGTTATCGAGAACATAACAAATTAAAAACAAGATCGAACCAATCAGGATAGAAAGGTAATCCCCCGGCAGGCAGGCGATCCCCCCCGCCAACCCGAACACCAGAGAAATCGTCGTGATTTGATTGGGCGTCAACGGCGTGCGCACCAGCATTCGCGTGACCGGGTAAGAGAAATGCCGTACCAGAGGCAATGGAGCCACCGGAACTTCAAATTGATATGAATTGCCTGAATTGATATGCGACTCCATATAAAAAATAAACCTGGCCAAAAGACCAGGCCAATACTACCAGACCTTAAATGTTAAGGGAACCTCACTACTCGAGCCAAACGAGGACTTCGCGTTCGGGGTCTTTCAGGTCGAAAAGCTTCTGCGGGATGAAGCCAGTTTCGCGGACACGCTTTTGGATGGCGACAAGATCGATGTTCTGCCGGTCGATGGATTCTTTGACTGGAGGGTCGATCACGTCTTCAAGATTGTCCGCCACTCGCGCGGGCATGGTGAGTTTGACTTTATTGCCATTGGGTTTGACCACGTTCACCTTGAGATATTTAGCAATCCCATCCAGGCGCAGGATTTTCCCGTCTGCGGAAGTCACTTCGGGAATTTTTATGGCCTCGGCCTCGGGATACAGATCGGAACACAAACGACCCAGAATAAACCGCCAGGAAATTTTAACATCCAGGCGCTCTAAAAAGACGGACATCCCGTGCAGGGTGCGCATCAGAAAGATCAAACCGGGAGGAGCCGCCGCCCGAAACCACCATTTCAGCTCCCCTACGATCTGGTCAAACCGTTCGCTCATTTGCCAATCTTTAATATCGTAGGGCGCTTCAATGAGAAACGGTTCAAACAGGACATGAAGCAGGGCGGGAAGCGTCGAGCGCAGATCCTGAAGTTTTTCCGGATCGAATCCGATCATGCTCAGGCAGGCCACCGGGTCGAGAGGCTCGTGTCTCTGGAGAGCCAGAATGATGCGCAACAATCCCAGGCGAACTTCATCGGGAAGGTGCAGAATACAGCCGTAATCATAAACGATCAGGGAAAAACTTTCCTTCCCCGTTTGCCGGAAGGCGAAGTTCCCCGGATGCGGATCGGCGTGGACAAACCCGTGCCGGAACAACATATGGACATAATGTTCCAGCAAAGCGCGGCCCATCGACTGCCGTTGACTCGGCTTCAGCATTTCGGCCTTTTCCAGGTTGATGCCTTCTTCCAGACCTTGCACGAGAATGGTTGGGTGACAAAGGTCGGGAAAAACCCTGGGGATGATGACATTTTTTAAAGGCGCGGCCAGTTCGGCGTATTTTTTCTGGTGATCCAGCTCCTGACGGTAATCAAGCTCTTTTTTAAAATTGGTCCAGAAGGCGTCGCGGTAGCCGTCCATTGAAAATCCCCATTTGACGACCGGTCCCACTTTCGGCATCCAGCCCATGAGATCCATTTCCGCCTCGACATTTTGGGCAATCTCAGGGTACTGAACCTTCACCGCAACTTTACTACCATCTATGAGTTTTCCAAAATGAACCTGCCCCAGAGAAGCGGGTCGACACTCCTCATCCAGATGACTGAAAACCGATTTCAAGGGAGACTGATATTTCTCTTCTAGAAGAGAAACGACCTGGTCAAAAGGCATGGGCACGAGGGCCGAGTCCAGAGTGTCCTTGAATTCCTGATCCTCCTTGCCCAGGGTCATGAACTGCCCGACTTTTGCAGGAAGCCCCCGGGATTGCCCGAGAACCTCTACCAAATAGTTTTTCGCCCAGCGACGCTTGTCCTCATCGGTGGCGTTTTTCAAGGAGCGAACCGCATGACCGACCTTGATCAGATTCACCCCACGTTTTAAAAGAGCAATAAATTTCATGAACCGGTTTTTGCTGGGACCATCCGCTGAGCTTCAATCCCTCTTCTGTCTTTGAATTGTTTCACTTCGGATAACACTCCTTCGGGTAAAGGTTCTTCATTGTTGTTGGACCGCATAAGAATCACCAACCGGGAAGTGGCCTGATCCGTTAGCCATTTTTTGCCGGCAGCGATGACATCTTCTTTTTTAAGATTTTTAACCGCGTGAATGAGTTTCTTTTTGTAGTCAAAATCACCTTTTTCTTCTGTCGCCAGATAAAAGAGATCACCCATCACCTCACCGATACTTTCTCCCTCTTTTTCCAGAGAAACGATCTGGCTGGCGCGGTGCCGCTCAAACTCCTCATCGGTCAGATTATCGAGAAGCTCTCCAGTGCCCTGCAACCAGGCATCGACCTTTCGCTTGAGTTCAAACGGACTGTGATTCGCCGATTGAATGACGAATCTCATGAACATGCGGTTCTCAATGGTTTGATTGAAACTCCAAACGATGTAGCCGAGCTGTTGCTGGGTCCGCATCTGCGTATAGAAATCGCTTTCAATGATGGAAGCGAGCAGTTGGGCGGTTGCCGAACGGTCCAGTGATTTTTCGCCAATTTGCAGTCCATAAGCCAGGGAATTATTGTTGTCCTCAACTTTCCGGGAAAAAACAATATTTTCCGAAGGGTCCAGAACCTCCACCACCTGCTCAAACCTCTCTTCTTTCGGCAAAGGCTGGCTTTGGATTTCATCCAACACAACCTGAACACTTTCCTTCACTTTTTCGTCTGTCCAATTCCCATAAGCCATGCCGGTGATGTAAACTTTTTCATAAAGCGTCTTCGCGTAAGTCCTAACGTCATCCAGCGTCAAGGGCTTTAGCGCCGCAAGGGCCTCTTCTTCGGTATATTGCCTGTCCAGCAACATCAACCCATGGTAATAGCCTCCCCTGGAATACGCCTGGCCGTATTGGTTGTTTTGCAGTCCCCGAACCATTGCCTCTTTGATGTTATCAAATTTTTGTTGATCGATCTTAATGCTTTTCAGGTTCCGGGTCACGAGACGCAGGAGTTCTCCCACCCTTTCAGAATATCCGCCGATGGTCAGATTGACGCCTTTCTTTTCTGTTCCAAGGCTATAAGATAAGCCCGCCATTTGGATAGGATAGACGATTTCGTTCAACCCTTCGCTCACGGCGGCGGAATACAATCCGGCAAGTTGAGAATGCGCAACCGTGTCGTAAACACGAGGAGTTTCGATACGGAGACTCATATATACTTTCGGCTGTTTGAATTTGCTATCGAACTGGAACCAGATTTTGGCCAGATCATCATCCCTTACCAAATGAGGGTCTTCCTCAGATAGCTTCAAGTTGTAGGGAATGAAATCATTCACCTCCGGATAGATCAGTTCAGCCACCTGCATGGGCGACCGCAATTTTTCAATTTTTTCACCACCGATTTCACTGATGGAATATTCCGCTCCGTAAAATTGATCCGTCTTGTCGGTTTCGACAGCATTGGTCTTGAGTACAACCAAAGCGTTCCCAGGGGTCATGGTATTTAAAATTTCCTGATAAACAGCAGGGTCATATTTCTTGAACAGGAAAGGCAGGGTTTCTAAATCTTCAAGTTTATAGGTTTGCATCAGGGCAGTTTGACCGGCAACATAGCCCATGCCTTCATCCGGGTCTTTCCAGTCAAAATTAATCTGCGCCATGGTCTGGCTTTCCTTAAAAGTGTATTCTTCGATTCCGTGGCTCTTAATTTTTTGGATATAGGAAAATATCATTTCCAGAATGCGCTCGTATTCCTCCACCCCTTTTTTAGTCAGGGAAACATTAATGCTCATGGAATTGATGTTGGGATGACCCGACCCGCCGCCGGCGCTCAAGCCCAAAACAAGACCCTCCTCTTTTAATTTAGATAATAAAGATCCCTTACCCTCATGCCCGATCACCGAAGCGACGATCGAAGCCGGTTTGCTGTCCAGGTGATCGTTCAGATGAATGGTGGGGAATTCAATTTCCATTGACCGGACATCCTTGATCATCTTTATTTTTAACAGCCGGTATTTGTCTTTGAGAGGTTTGCGAAAATTGGGGTCGATGTACGGAAGTTTCACCGGATGACTGGGAATTCCCTCGAAATATTTTTGGACAAGTGACTCCTGGGTTGCCAGAGGCAAGCTGGAAAGCATCGCCACTTTCATAATGGATGCGGAATAATACTTATTATAAAAATCCAGGAGTGCAGGTTGATTGTCCCCTGCGAGCGTGTCCTTGTTGCCTGTTCCAAAGGATCTGATCGGATGACCTTTTTCAGCAATCTGGGTGGTCACATAGTTGGCTCGCCACGAGTCGCTACGTTTATTTTTATCGTGTTCGCTGTTAACCGCGTTGACTTCTCTCTCGGCATATTTTTTATCGAAAAGGGGGGCTTTAAAAAAATCGCTGAACCGGTCAAGCGCGCCTTCAAAAGCGCCGTGCGACACCTCAAAAAAGTAATTAGTGATATCTCCACCCGTATAGGCATTACTGCTTCCTGAGTTCTCGCCTAAATATTTTTTATAACTTCCTGCTTCGGGAAATTTTTCGGTTCCCAGAAACAGCATGTGTTCCAGATAGTGGGCAAGCCCCATTTTTTCCGGTGGATCATATAAACTACCCACGCCTACAGAAAGAGAAGCCGCACTTCGATGCACCTCAGGGTCATACACCAGCAAAACGTCCAACCCGTTTTTCAAGGTCAGGGTTTTCGTTTCCCGCTTGGCCGCTTCCACCGTGGTCCAGGTAAAGAGCAACAATAATACAAGAAAGCACTGAACGATTCTAGAATGGTTGATCCTCAACACAAGACACCTCCAAAGACCCAACTCTCAGGATAGAGAAGAAGGGAGAATATTTTTATAGGAAATAAAGAAAACGAGACATAAGTCGTTAATTTAGTATAACCATTAAACTCTCTTCCCATTATTAAATTTTTTTCATAAAAAATAAAAACCTTATAGAACTAAAAGTCGAAATTACAAGGGTTTTAAGGACTCCAGCCGAGAAGCCCGATGCCCAGAGCCATCAGCCCCGCCGCCAGAAAGCGCTGTTTCCCGAATGGCTCACCCAGTTTCCAGCACCCCCAGTACACCACCATGAGCACGCTGGTCTGCCGAAGAGAAACCACTGCGCTGACGCCTTCAAATTGCAGAACCACACATATGAGGCCGTAGGAACCTAAAGTGGCGACCCCGGCAAGGAGCGCTTTTTTCCACTCCATCTTCCAGACAGCAAAAATGTTTTGAGCAGGTTCCACCCAGAAAAGGTAAACGAGATATAAAGTGAACCCGACCAGAGATTCCAGAAAAAAGAACAGAATGCCATTGGTAAAGGCCTGATCGGGGAAATGCGCAAAAAAAACATCCATCCCGCGCTTGTCCACCAGACTGTAAGCAACTACCAAGGCGAGGGTGTAAAATGCCCAGCGCAGATCCTTGTGGAGGACAGCATCCCACAGGTTTTTGAATCCCCGGATCAGATGTCCCTTGAAATGTAAAATATAAATGGCCAGCAAAATAAGCCCGATCGCAAGAAAGGTAAATGCGTTCAGTTTCTCGCCCAGAAAATAAAAAGCAAAAAAAGGGACAAGTGCCGGAGCCGAACGGGCGATGGGATACACATAGGAAATGTCCTGATTGCTGTAGGCACGCGACAGGCAGAGGATATATACTCCATGCAGAACACCGGACAGTCCGGCCCAGAACAGCAAATCGGGATGATTCCATTTAAAATCAAAAACGGATAGGAACACCAAACCCATCGCGAGGATCCACAGCCCTTTCAAACCGGAGAAATACCGTGAGTTGCTGCTGGTCTGCGTGAGCACATTCCACAGAGCATGCGAGAGGCTGGAAAGAAGAATCAGGCCGATATTGACTAGGGACAAAAGGTGGATCTCCTGAAGGCGGCCAGCCAGAAGCTGGATTCCATGTTAACTTGCGTTGAATTTATGAGTTGAGCGGAAAACTTCGTTGAAATCCTAAAATAGCAAATGGATCATCAATTCCAAAATAAAGACAACGAACTATGATCAATAAAATTGCCTACCTCTGGGTTCCAACAACGGATATGGATCGAGCTGTCGAATTTTACAAGAACCTGCTGGGTTTTAAACTACTTTTTACAAGAGGGGACTGGTCGGAATTTGAAATCGGCGGTCAGCGACTGGCTTTATGTAAAGTGGATGCCCTTCACCCGAGCATAACTTCACCCGGTATCTCCTTCATGGCCCAACCCATTGAACAGGTTATCGAGTCTCTTTCCGGCAAAGGGGTGACCTTTATCGAGGCATTGAAGGTTTATCCTTATGGTAAACTAGCCCACTTTCAAGACCCCGACGGCAATATTCTCGGGCTTTACGAGCCACCGCCGGAAAAACAATAAACTATATAATTACCGCAAGTTCATGCATAGATGGTAATATTTTGCTAAAATGAAACACATGCATCATGCCGTTGCTTCAAGAACCAGGACTGTGTTTGGCTTGACTCCAAATTGAACTATTGTACTATTAACCGATGAACAATCCGCTGACACATTTCAATGAAGAAGGCCGCGCTCACATGGTGGACGTTGGCGAGAAAAAC
It contains:
- a CDS encoding AarF/ABC1/UbiB kinase family protein, encoding MKFIALLKRGVNLIKVGHAVRSLKNATDEDKRRWAKNYLVEVLGQSRGLPAKVGQFMTLGKEDQEFKDTLDSALVPMPFDQVVSLLEEKYQSPLKSVFSHLDEECRPASLGQVHFGKLIDGSKVAVKVQYPEIAQNVEAEMDLMGWMPKVGPVVKWGFSMDGYRDAFWTNFKKELDYRQELDHQKKYAELAAPLKNVIIPRVFPDLCHPTILVQGLEEGINLEKAEMLKPSQRQSMGRALLEHYVHMLFRHGFVHADPHPGNFAFRQTGKESFSLIVYDYGCILHLPDEVRLGLLRIILALQRHEPLDPVACLSMIGFDPEKLQDLRSTLPALLHVLFEPFLIEAPYDIKDWQMSERFDQIVGELKWWFRAAAPPGLIFLMRTLHGMSVFLERLDVKISWRFILGRLCSDLYPEAEAIKIPEVTSADGKILRLDGIAKYLKVNVVKPNGNKVKLTMPARVADNLEDVIDPPVKESIDRQNIDLVAIQKRVRETGFIPQKLFDLKDPEREVLVWLE
- a CDS encoding VOC family protein, with the translated sequence MINKIAYLWVPTTDMDRAVEFYKNLLGFKLLFTRGDWSEFEIGGQRLALCKVDALHPSITSPGISFMAQPIEQVIESLSGKGVTFIEALKVYPYGKLAHFQDPDGNILGLYEPPPEKQ
- a CDS encoding EamA family transporter, with product MSLVNIGLILLSSLSHALWNVLTQTSSNSRYFSGLKGLWILAMGLVFLSVFDFKWNHPDLLFWAGLSGVLHGVYILCLSRAYSNQDISYVYPIARSAPALVPFFAFYFLGEKLNAFTFLAIGLILLAIYILHFKGHLIRGFKNLWDAVLHKDLRWAFYTLALVVAYSLVDKRGMDVFFAHFPDQAFTNGILFFFLESLVGFTLYLVYLFWVEPAQNIFAVWKMEWKKALLAGVATLGSYGLICVVLQFEGVSAVVSLRQTSVLMVVYWGCWKLGEPFGKQRFLAAGLMALGIGLLGWSP
- a CDS encoding insulinase family protein; this encodes MLRINHSRIVQCFLVLLLLFTWTTVEAAKRETKTLTLKNGLDVLLVYDPEVHRSAASLSVGVGSLYDPPEKMGLAHYLEHMLFLGTEKFPEAGSYKKYLGENSGSSNAYTGGDITNYFFEVSHGAFEGALDRFSDFFKAPLFDKKYAEREVNAVNSEHDKNKRSDSWRANYVTTQIAEKGHPIRSFGTGNKDTLAGDNQPALLDFYNKYYSASIMKVAMLSSLPLATQESLVQKYFEGIPSHPVKLPYIDPNFRKPLKDKYRLLKIKMIKDVRSMEIEFPTIHLNDHLDSKPASIVASVIGHEGKGSLLSKLKEEGLVLGLSAGGGSGHPNINSMSINVSLTKKGVEEYERILEMIFSYIQKIKSHGIEEYTFKESQTMAQINFDWKDPDEGMGYVAGQTALMQTYKLEDLETLPFLFKKYDPAVYQEILNTMTPGNALVVLKTNAVETDKTDQFYGAEYSISEIGGEKIEKLRSPMQVAELIYPEVNDFIPYNLKLSEEDPHLVRDDDLAKIWFQFDSKFKQPKVYMSLRIETPRVYDTVAHSQLAGLYSAAVSEGLNEIVYPIQMAGLSYSLGTEKKGVNLTIGGYSERVGELLRLVTRNLKSIKIDQQKFDNIKEAMVRGLQNNQYGQAYSRGGYYHGLMLLDRQYTEEEALAALKPLTLDDVRTYAKTLYEKVYITGMAYGNWTDEKVKESVQVVLDEIQSQPLPKEERFEQVVEVLDPSENIVFSRKVEDNNNSLAYGLQIGEKSLDRSATAQLLASIIESDFYTQMRTQQQLGYIVWSFNQTIENRMFMRFVIQSANHSPFELKRKVDAWLQGTGELLDNLTDEEFERHRASQIVSLEKEGESIGEVMGDLFYLATEEKGDFDYKKKLIHAVKNLKKEDVIAAGKKWLTDQATSRLVILMRSNNNEEPLPEGVLSEVKQFKDRRGIEAQRMVPAKTGS
- a CDS encoding CDP-alcohol phosphatidyltransferase family protein gives rise to the protein MAPLPLVRHFSYPVTRMLVRTPLTPNQITTISLVFGLAGGIACLPGDYLSILIGSILFLICYVLDNCDGEIARLKDMRSRFGMRFDTFVDWLVHAVFFACLGWGATATTGQEWWLWLGVATSAGGCINYGIELYKNISEPHSTELAPDESAQKDDDTNMDRFVLNARTVRSDFCFIALVLAILGVLPYLLAPAAIGSQVYWGLQFAKAARRWHV